ACGACCACGTCATGCTCTTCGGCGCCAGCAACAGCGACGCCCAGGACGAGGTGATGCAGATCACCGTGGCGTTCAACCACTTCGGCAAGGGCCTTGTGCCGCGCTGCAGGTTCGgattcttctttttattttaaagaattacacagtacaacgcacgCATACTCACTCCTATGaatgcacgcacgtaaaccCTACCTCTGTGAATAGGTTCGGATTCTTCCACGTCGTCAACAACGACTACACGCACTGGCTCATGTACGCCATCGGTGGCAACATGAACCCGACGATCATCAGCCAGGGGAACAGGTTCATCGCGCCCGACGACTTGAACGCCAAGGAGGTGACCAAGAGGGAGTACACGCCGTACGACGAGTACAAGGAGTGGGTGTGGAAGTCGCAGGGCGACGTGATGATGAACGGCGCCTTCTTTAACGAGTCCGGCGGCCAGAACGAGCGCAGCTACGACCAGCTCGACTTCATCCCTGCCAAGCACGGCAAGTACGTCGGCCAGCTCACCAAGTTCGCCGGCACGCTCAACTGCCACGTCGGCATGCCATGCTAATTAACTAGACATGCATATTGATAACGATATGGAAGAGGACAAGAGAAAGCTAGCTAACCATGCCTTTATTTATATAACCTGGTGCCAGGCTGCCAGCTATGAAAATCTTGACAAAGTTGTATATGTGTAAAACCTGTGTAATTCTCACAagcaaaatgaaaagaaaaagaaaaaagaaaaaggaaccaTTCATCCATGCTCCGAATCCGACTCAAACAGCGGCGAACGCGTCCTGCACGGACACGGACTGGGCATTTTTGTATCATTTGATCgatcatggcggcggcgtcgtttgCCATGGAAGACGAAGATGACTTCGGGCCGAGAAACCCCTACGACGACGTGGAGTGCAGCCTCCTCGAGACGAAGACGAAGCTTACCTCCGCGACATGGCGGCGATCAGCGAGTTGCTAGACTAGGCCGTTACTACCGTTTCGCATAGGATCAGTCGTTCAGTCAGCCGACGACGACCGtcgtcggcggaggcggcggcgaagcgccgAGCGGCAGCATTGGGCCGATGATGAAGACGGTGGAGGCACTGGGCGATGGCAACGACTGCCGGATATGCTTggacgccgacggcggcggcgaggcgtacATAGAAGGAGACGGCATGCGGCGCACACCGGTTTCACGCGCGGCTTTCTCATGGGCCACGCGTTCTCCACTTATGGGCTGAGCCCAGCTAGTTTGGGCCGCATGGAGCTGATGATCCCGGTGTTGGGTCCATTTCAGATTGGACTGGGCATCCGGGCTGAAAAGGtaggacaagaaaaaaaaacagaatatgTTGTTTGGTTGTCTGCGTCACACGTAGTAGTAGTGTAGTACAGTGAAGTTAGCTAAAAAACTGCGACGTCGCGCTATACTAGGAGTACATCATAGCTCGTACTATTATCTATcgcttaaaaaaaagatagcaaATCTACCTTTATCACGGCTATATACTCATTTTTGATGCGTTAGATCTTCATCCAACGGTATAAACCAGCGTGCTACAGTAAAGATGTGGTTGCCAGTGAAATCTACCACTGTTGGACCAGTGTTGCTACATACTTGCTCTGACTGTTGTTAGCAGGAGAAAGGGGATTCGGCAGCCTTCCTAATCGAGTGAGAATATATTTTGCTTACACTCTCCTCTTCAGCGAAAGCTAAGATGCGTGAATATAATTTCCAATTAATTTAACCAATCATCTTGCGTATTGTCCGAAAAGGTTTGGTGAGAATTTGACTGCTCGTTTGctctgaagaaaacaaaaataatttgacTTGTCGCTTTGAGCAGCATATAGCAACACGCTTGATCACCAGCCAGTGCAATCAATCAGAAGCGGTTGCAGGATGACCTCCCAATCAGTGCGAGTTGTCAACGTAACTCAcgtcctccccggcggcgcATCAGCGGCAGCGCCaccgcacgccggcggcggcgacgtcgacgtcATCGAGCTCTCCTTCCTCGACACCATGTTCTTCGCCCTCACGCCGCTCAAACGCCTCTTCTTCTACGAGGCAGCAGAGCCGTCGTTCCCGGCCATGGTCAGCTCCCTCCagtcctccctcgccgccaccctcgccgtcTTCGCGCCCCTCGCCGGCAAGCTCGCCTACCGCCCCTCCCACGACGACGTCGTCATCGActgctccgtcgccgccgtctcccccgGCGTCGTGTTCATCGAGGCCGAgtaccacgacgacgacgacgccgtcgtcgacatgcgccgcctcgccggcgacgaggagcaccACACGGAGGCCTTCAAGCGGCTCGTGCCGGAGATGGACGTGGGGCGGCTTCCCGCCCCTCTGCTGTCCGTGCAGGTCACgaggccagccgccgccgccgccggcggcagcggtggcgtcGTTGCCGTGGGCGTGTCCATCCACCACGTGGTCGGCGACGGCCAGGCCGTGTGGCAGTTTATGAGGGCGTGGTCCACGGCGTCGCGGGAgggatcgccggcggcggcggcggcggccacaatTCCGGTGGTGTTTGACCGGAAACCGGTGCTCCGCCATCCCAACGATGAAGAGATCGCCCGCGTGTTCCTCCGCGTGTTCGCGCCGGCGCTGCCATTAGTggtaatcaatcaatcaattaattaattaaaactaatTAATCACTCATCGCAGAAGAATCGGAGCATATTAATTAGTTTAATCAGAGAGAGATGTACTAATTAATTGAAGCGAAAGTGTAGGATTGCTCATTATTTCCAGAGCCAGACGTGACGCGTCAATGGAGGAAGACCTACCTGCTCCGGCCTCACCAAATCCAATCGCTGAAGCAGCGGATGCTCGCCAAGACGAAGGAGCAGCTAATGTTAATGGCGGCGCCAACCACCCACGTTGCTGTCCTGTCTCTCTACTGGACGTCGC
The Oryza sativa Japonica Group chromosome 6, ASM3414082v1 DNA segment above includes these coding regions:
- the LOC4340106 gene encoding malonyl-coenzyme:anthocyanin 5-O-glucoside-6'''-O-malonyltransferase translates to MTSQSVRVVNVTHVLPGGASAAAPPHAGGGDVDVIELSFLDTMFFALTPLKRLFFYEAAEPSFPAMVSSLQSSLAATLAVFAPLAGKLAYRPSHDDVVIDCSVAAVSPGVVFIEAEYHDDDDAVVDMRRLAGDEEHHTEAFKRLVPEMDVGRLPAPLLSVQVTRPAAAAAGGSGGVVAVGVSIHHVVGDGQAVWQFMRAWSTASREGSPAAAAAATIPVVFDRKPVLRHPNDEEIARVFLRVFAPALPLVDCSLFPEPDVTRQWRKTYLLRPHQIQSLKQRMLAKTKEQLMLMAAPTTHVAVLSLYWTSLVRAKFTSTGGGGAGDGDVYFMIPGDLRRRLRPPVGDGYFGNCVKPCYASAAVGDLRGGNGLVHAAAAFQSAIRGSLECDDPLADDVERWSELERKVPKERIAQASASHRFMAYETDFGWGAPRRVELVSVYRMDVVALVAAPPAAGGGVQVSVALDRAHMEAFDSYFLQNSDTKSDSPSI